The Shewanella pealeana ATCC 700345 genome contains the following window.
TGGGTGTGATGATGTTCTCTATCATCACAGGTTGGAAACGCTACGGTAATCAGGCTCAAGCTCAAGTACAGCCAGCCTAATTAATTGCATTAAACCAATAACAATAACTGTGGCGGCGCAGTCCGCCACAAGTAAGAAAATAGGAAATAGAAATGACTAAAGCACTTAACACTGAATCAGCACCAGCAGCAATCGGCCCATATGTTCAGGGTGTTGACCTTGGTAGCATGATCTTTACCTCTGGCCAGCTACCTATCGATCCTGCTACAGGTGAGATGTCTGCCGATGTTGCTGAGCAGGCGCTACAGTCACTGAAAAACGTACAGGCTATCGTAGAGTCTGCGGGTCTAACTATGGCTAACGTGTTTAAGATGACAGTATTCGTCAAAGATCTAAACAGCTTCCCAATCGTTAACGAAGTTTACCAAAACTTCTTCGACAACTTAGGCGCTGCTTACCCTGCACGTTCTTGTGTTGAAGTTGCACGTCTTCCAAAAGATGCGCTAATCGAGATCGAAGCGATTGCAGTAAGAAGCTAATTAGCATTACCTCCTCATCCCCCTATAAAAATACCGCAGTTTGCTGCGGTATTTTTTTGCCTGTTCTTCATATTAGCTTTCAGGCTTTTTATTGCGCTAAGGGCTCTTTATTTCGCTAAGGGCTTATACAAAGCTAAGGGCTTTCAAAATACTCAAATAAGATCTCTAGGAAAGCATTCACCATCCTAGGAGTTTGAATGCCTTTTGCCTGAACCACGTGGTATTCCCACTCTGTCACAGGCTCAAATGGTCGACTTATAATGCCGTCGGCACCAGAATGCAGTACAAAGGGGTCTAAAATTGCGATGCCAACTCCCTTTCTTACCAACTGAAATAGCGTACTCTGCTCTCTCGCTTCGAGAATAATATTGCGCTTAACGCTCTGCTTCAGAAACGCATCCTCGACTCGGGTTCGAAACGGGCTACCATAGGCCAAAGTCATAAAGCGTTCATGTTTCAGATCGGTCGGTGAAAGTGAATCTTTATCTGCCAGAGGGTGCCCCTCATGGAGCAAGACCACCGCCCTGTGCCTGCGTAAGAATCGACAATCGAACTCATCCTCATCCGCTTCAACATTGGTGGTTATGGCGATATCAATTCTATGACTACGCACCATATCCAACAGCTGAATTCTCGATGCCGACTCCAGCTCAATAGATACATTGGGGTGCAAACTTAAAAATGCCGCTATCACATCGGGCATAAAGCTGTTAGAACAGATAGGCATGACTCCGACACGCAATCGCCCCTGATTATTACGGGCAATGGCATCGGCCGAAGAGGCTAGACTATTCATGCCAATAAAGACGCGGTTAACATCCTTATAGAATAATTTTGCCTCCGGCGTTGCCTCTAACTTATTGTGTGTTCGCACAAAAAGCGGAAAACCTACTCGATACTCCAGCTCAGATAAGAGTCGGCTCACAGCGGGTTGAGAGATATACATAAGCTCGGCAGCGCCCGTTACCGTGCCCGATAACATAAAACAGCGAAACGCTTCTATCTGGCGAATTTTAATTTTCGAATCTGCTGGCAATGATTTCACCTAATGAGATACAGCTATAGTCAGGTGATAGTAGCGAAAAGCACAATAAACTACCGAGCAGCGCCTCGCAAATCCATCATCTTACATAGTGAAAAATCAACAAAAAATTGCCCTTAAGTAATGATGCTCACTTAAAAAGTGACTTAGGAAAAATTCGATTACTTCTAAAGATAATAATGGACCACGGAGGACACGAAGAGCACGGAGAAAAGCAAGGTAAAACTTTGTCTTCGGGCCCTCTGTGCAGCAAACGAAGTGAGCGCTTCGTGGTTTATAAGCTTTTAAAGCAAAGAACCCTACATATGCAGGGTTCTTAGTTTTTTACTTATTAATCAAGTTGGAGCTTATCTTATCAGTATTATGCCCTCAGGCCCTTTTTACTCACTACTGACTAAACCTATAGGCTTGGCAAGATCTCTGCTGGCAGGTAAGCGTTATAGCTTGCCGTTAGCAGTAGGTCAGTCGCCGCTTCGATATCTGGGCCGAAGAAACGGTCCTTATCGTAGTAACTCACTAGCTCACGTAACTCGCCTTTGGCCTGTGCCACAGCCTTGCTAGGTTGTAGTGGCGCACGGAAATCTAACCCCTGCGCCGCAGCCAATAGCTCAACCGCTAAAACCCCACGGGTGTTTTCAGACATATCGCGTAAACGACGCGCCGCGAAGGTCGCCATAGACACGTGATCTTCTTGGTTAGCCGATGTTGGCAAACTATCTACCGAGGCTGGGTGGGCGTAGGTCTTGTTCTCAGAGGCCAATGCCGCCGCTGTTACCTGGGCAATCATAAAGCCTGAGTTTACCCCGCCGTTTTCCACCAAGAATGGCGGTAGCTTAGACAGGTTAGAGTCGATAAGCAGCGCAATACGACGTTCTGCAATCGAGCCCAATTCTGCAATGGCAATCGCCAAGTTATCAGCCGCCATGGCAACAGGTTCGGCGTGAAAGTTACCGCCCGAGATAATGTCGCCCGTGTCTTGGAACACTAATGGATTATCGGTAACGCCGTTTGCTTCTGTGCCTAGCACTTCGGCCGCATGACGAATTTGAGTCAAACATGCGCCGAGCACCTGTGGCTGACAGCGCAGTGAATATGGATCTTGCACCTTTTCACAGTTGACGTGATCTAGGCTAATCTCAGACTCACCACCCAGTAAATGACGGAACACCGCTGCCGAATCGATTTGACCTTTTTGCCCGCGAGCCGCGTGAATACGTGGGTCAAACGGGCTACGACTGCCCATGGCCGCTTCAACGCTCATGGCACCGATTACCGAGCTTGCGGCAAACAGATCTTCTGCGTTAAATAGGCCTTCAAGGGCTAAAGCCGTTGACGCTTGCGTGCCGTTAAGTAGCGCTAGACCTTCTTTCGCGGCCAATTCGATAGGCTTAAGGCCTGCAATTTCGAGGCCCTCAGCCGCGCTGATGAGCTGACCTTGATAGCTCATCTCGCCTTCGCCAAGCAGCGGCAAACACATGTGTGATAGCGGCGCGAGGTCACCCGAAGCCCCTACAGAGCCTTTCTCTGGTACACATGGATAAACACCCGCGTTAACCAAGGCGATAAGGAAGTTGATCACCTCTAAACGAATGCCCGAGAAACCACGGCTTAGGGAGTTGATCTTCAATACCATCATCAAACGCACGGTGGCGTCTTGCATATATTGGCCGGTACCCGCTGCATGAGACAGTACGATTGAGCGCTGCAACAATTGCAGATCGTCGGCGGCAATCTTAGTGTTAGCGAGCAACCCAAAACCTGTGTTGATACCGTAAACAGTGCGGCCTTCATCCAATACTTGCTGCACTAGGCCTGCGCTAGTGTTGATATCTGCGATAGCACTTTCGGCCAGCTCTAAAGTGACCTTGCCACGGCTGATTTCACGGATTTGCGCTAGGGTTAAGGTACCCGGAGTTAATACTAAATGGCTCATGTTCTACTTACCCTCTGTTGTGGCTTTCTCTAGCATCGGCAGGTCTAGACCCTGCTCTTTTGCACAATTTTTAGCGATATCGTAACCCGCGTCAGCATGACGCATTACGCCGGTTGCAGGGTCATTCCACAGTACGCGACCTAAGCGCGCAGCCGCATCATCAGTACCGTCTGCCACAATCACCACACCTGAGTGCTGGCTAAAGCCCATACCCACACCACCACCGTGGTGTAGTGACACCCAAGTGGCGCCACTAGCCGTATTCAATAGTGCATTCATTAATGGCCAGTCCGATACCGCATCAGAGCCGTCGAGCATAGATTCGGTTTCACGGTTAGGGCTAGCAACAGAGCCTGAGTCTAAATGGTCGCGACCAATCACAACCGGCGCTGAAAGTTCGCCATTTTTAACCATCTCGTTAAAGGCTAATGCTAAGCGAGCACGGTCTTTTAGACCCACCCAACAGATGCGTGATGGCAAACCTTGGAAGGCAATACGCTCTCGCGCCATATCCAGCCAGTTGTGTAAGTGCGGATTATCAGGAATAAGCTCTTTAACTTTAGCGTCGGTCTTGTAGATATCTTCAGGGTCGCCAGACAGCGCCACCCAACGGAATGGTCCAATACCTTCACAGAACAGAGGGCGCACATAGGCAGGTACGAAACCTGGGAAATCGAATGCGTTTTCTACGCCTTCTTCAAATGCCATTTGGCGAATGTTGTTACCGTAATCGGTGGTTGCCGCACCAGCTGCTTGCAGTGCTAGCATCGCCTTAACTTGAACCGCCATCGACTGCTTAGCCGCTTTAACTACTGCAGCTTCATCAGTCTTACGCATCTCGATAGCTTGTTCTAACGTCCAGCCTTGTGGCAGGTAACCATTGAGCGGATCATGCGCCGATGTTTGGTCGGTTACTACATCAGGGGTAATACCGCGCTCTACTAGCTCGGCAAATACGTCAGCAGCATTAGCTAATAGGCCAACAGAGACAGGCTTGCCGCTCTTGTTAGCTTCATCAATCATCGCCAAAGCTTCATCAAGGGTGGTGGCTTTTTTGTCGACGTATTTTGTACGTAGGCGGAAATCGATACGAGTCTCATCCACTTCACAGGTCAGTACCGAGTAACCCGCCATGGTGCCAGCTAGTGGCTGCGCGCCCCCCATACCACCAAGGCCGCCGGTTAAGATCCACTTGCCAGCAGATGAACCATTAAAGTGCTGTTTAGCCATAGCAACGAAGGTCTCGTAAGTCCCTTGAACTATGCCTTGCGAGCCGATGTAGATCCAAGAACCCGCCGTCATCTGGCCATACATGGCCAAACCTTTCTTATCTAACTCGTTAAAGTGCTCCCAGTTAGCCCAATGTGGCACTAGGTTAGAGTTAGCGATGATCACCCGCGGTGCATTGTTGTGAGTCTTGAACACGCCAACTGGCTTACCAGACTGTACTAATAGCGTTTCGTCCTCTTCAAGGCGTTGCAGAACCTCAACGATTTTGTCGTAACATTCCCAGTCACGGGCAGCACGGCCAATACCACCATAAACCACCAAGTCTTCAGGGCGCTCAGCCACATCAGGGTGCAGGTTGTTCATCAACATGCGCAATGGGGCTTCGGTTAGCCAGCTCTTACAACTTAACTCTGTTCCTGTCGGCGCGATAATGCGGCGGCTTGGATCGTGTCTCTTATCCATGGGGACTACCTCGTTCAATTTGTTTTTATGTTTTTCTTATTCGCTTATTTTTAAGCTTTATATTTACTGTCTATTTATTTTGTAAATCATTTGGTAAATCGTTTTACTGCTCATGCTGTAACTTAACTGGCTTAACTAAAAGTCAGGTGGCCACCGAGTCTAAATCGACTTCCTGGGTGCACTAAACGTGCAAAACTCACCACACCTTGGCGTGACCAAGTGCGGCGAGTGATCTGTAAACAGGGCTCAGTGGCGGCGATTTCAAGTAGCGCTAACTGCGTCACATCGGCCATTTTGGCTTCGATGGTGTGCTTAGCTTCGGTAAGCGGTGCCACCATCGATAAATATTCATGGGGAGTTTGTTTAGTAAAATCTTGGGATAAAT
Protein-coding sequences here:
- the hutU gene encoding urocanate hydratase; protein product: MDKRHDPSRRIIAPTGTELSCKSWLTEAPLRMLMNNLHPDVAERPEDLVVYGGIGRAARDWECYDKIVEVLQRLEEDETLLVQSGKPVGVFKTHNNAPRVIIANSNLVPHWANWEHFNELDKKGLAMYGQMTAGSWIYIGSQGIVQGTYETFVAMAKQHFNGSSAGKWILTGGLGGMGGAQPLAGTMAGYSVLTCEVDETRIDFRLRTKYVDKKATTLDEALAMIDEANKSGKPVSVGLLANAADVFAELVERGITPDVVTDQTSAHDPLNGYLPQGWTLEQAIEMRKTDEAAVVKAAKQSMAVQVKAMLALQAAGAATTDYGNNIRQMAFEEGVENAFDFPGFVPAYVRPLFCEGIGPFRWVALSGDPEDIYKTDAKVKELIPDNPHLHNWLDMARERIAFQGLPSRICWVGLKDRARLALAFNEMVKNGELSAPVVIGRDHLDSGSVASPNRETESMLDGSDAVSDWPLMNALLNTASGATWVSLHHGGGVGMGFSQHSGVVIVADGTDDAAARLGRVLWNDPATGVMRHADAGYDIAKNCAKEQGLDLPMLEKATTEGK
- a CDS encoding RidA family protein encodes the protein MTKALNTESAPAAIGPYVQGVDLGSMIFTSGQLPIDPATGEMSADVAEQALQSLKNVQAIVESAGLTMANVFKMTVFVKDLNSFPIVNEVYQNFFDNLGAAYPARSCVEVARLPKDALIEIEAIAVRS
- a CDS encoding LysR substrate-binding domain-containing protein, translated to MKSLPADSKIKIRQIEAFRCFMLSGTVTGAAELMYISQPAVSRLLSELEYRVGFPLFVRTHNKLEATPEAKLFYKDVNRVFIGMNSLASSADAIARNNQGRLRVGVMPICSNSFMPDVIAAFLSLHPNVSIELESASRIQLLDMVRSHRIDIAITTNVEADEDEFDCRFLRRHRAVVLLHEGHPLADKDSLSPTDLKHERFMTLAYGSPFRTRVEDAFLKQSVKRNIILEAREQSTLFQLVRKGVGIAILDPFVLHSGADGIISRPFEPVTEWEYHVVQAKGIQTPRMVNAFLEILFEYFESP
- the hutH gene encoding histidine ammonia-lyase, with amino-acid sequence MSHLVLTPGTLTLAQIREISRGKVTLELAESAIADINTSAGLVQQVLDEGRTVYGINTGFGLLANTKIAADDLQLLQRSIVLSHAAGTGQYMQDATVRLMMVLKINSLSRGFSGIRLEVINFLIALVNAGVYPCVPEKGSVGASGDLAPLSHMCLPLLGEGEMSYQGQLISAAEGLEIAGLKPIELAAKEGLALLNGTQASTALALEGLFNAEDLFAASSVIGAMSVEAAMGSRSPFDPRIHAARGQKGQIDSAAVFRHLLGGESEISLDHVNCEKVQDPYSLRCQPQVLGACLTQIRHAAEVLGTEANGVTDNPLVFQDTGDIISGGNFHAEPVAMAADNLAIAIAELGSIAERRIALLIDSNLSKLPPFLVENGGVNSGFMIAQVTAAALASENKTYAHPASVDSLPTSANQEDHVSMATFAARRLRDMSENTRGVLAVELLAAAQGLDFRAPLQPSKAVAQAKGELRELVSYYDKDRFFGPDIEAATDLLLTASYNAYLPAEILPSL